Part of the Candidatus Methanogranum gryphiswaldense genome, GATAAAGGGTGCCAGTAGTGAGAGCTACTGGTCGCAGTGACAAGAGAACACCGACTGTTTAATAAAAACATAGGTCCCTGCTAGTTCGAAAGGATGTGTATAGGGGCCGAAGCCTGCCCAGTGTTGGCATCTGAAATTCTGTTTCAACGGAACGAAGGACCGATAAACGGCGGGGGTAACTATGACCCTCTTAAGGTAGCGTAATACCTTGTCGCTTAATTGGCGACTTGCATGAAGGCTCAACGAGTGTTCTACTGTCCCCGCCTCGACGCTAGTGAAATCAATCTATCTGGTGCACAATCCAGATCCCTCCATCTGAAAGCGAAGACCCCATGGAGTTTCACTACAACCTGTTGTTGTTGTAGGGAATGTTATGTGTAGGGTAGGCGGGAGACGTTACCCAGGAAGGTGCGCTAGCACCTCTCCGAGTCGACGATGAAACACCGCCCTTAACATTCCTTACGACTCACCTCTTCGGAGGAACAGCTATAGGCAGGTAGTTCGGGTGGGGCGCCACGCCCTCAAAAAGATAACAAGGGCGCCCAATGGTTAGCTCAGGTAGGTCAGAAATCTACCGAAGAATGTAAAGGTAAAAGCTAGCTTGACTCGGAACCAGACAATAGGGTTCGGAGATAGGAAACTATGGCTTAGCGAACCAATCAGCCTCCCGAGTGGGGGCGATTGATGTCAGAAAAATTACCCTGGGGATAATTGAGTTGTCTCGAGCAAGAGTTCATATCGACCTCGAGGCTTGCTACTTCGCTGTCGGCTCTCCCTATCCTGGTGGTGCAGCAGCTGCCAAGGGTGGGGTTGTTCGCCCATTAAAAGGGATCGTGAGCTGGGTTTAAAACGTCGCGAGACAGTTTTGTTGCTTTTTGATGGAGGTGTGGGTACCTGACGAGAAGGATCCTTTAGTACGAGAGGAACAGGGATTCGTCGCCTCTAGTTTATCAGTTGTCTGACAAGGCATGCTGAGTAGCCACGCGATAGTGGATAAGAGCTGAAAGCATCTAAGCTCGAAGCCACCTTGAAAAAGAGGTACCATAGGGCGCTTATAAATGATAAGTTTGATAGAAGCCGGATGTAAGTATCGAGGTTCGCCGAGATATTCAGTCCTGGCTTACTAAAGCCGTTACGTCGCTGGATGTGGTCTAGCAGTCAAACAGGTTGCGTATAAAAAATTCTCATCCTCCAAATAGTATTTTATTTGGTTTTAATTTAATTTAGTTGTACTTCTCATCCAGTACACCTTATTTGTTAAATATTACAATCTCAGTCTGTTTTTTATGGCAGTTACAAGGATATCGTCAAAAATTTCATTTGATTCCAATATTTATCTTGTTCAAGGCAGGATCAACGTCCTGATCGATACTGGAACAGGTCTTGGTTCCCAAGAGGTCTTGAAGAATATAAGACGTATTTTGGGTGATTCAAAACTTGATATGGTCATTCTTACTCACTGCCATGCAGATCATATCGGTGGTTTGACCGATATAATTGAATCCTTTTCGTGTCCTGCATTTGCAGGTAAGGATGCCGAATACATTCGAAGTGCAAGTCCTGTAACTTTGGCAGAGGAAGTATTGGGTATCTGTCTTCAACCGGTGGACGTTACAGAGGTATCCGATGGAGAGATAATTGATATGGGAGATCACAGGTTGCGCATTATCGATACGCCAGGACATACAATTGGAAGCATTTCGTTGTATGATGAGGTAACGCACTCGCTTTTTTCCGGAGATACTTTGTTCACAATGGGAGTGGGTCGTACTGATTTTCCAACGGGTTCATTTAAATATCTCACCGAATCTCTATTAAAACTTAGTAAGATAGAAATAAAATCATTGTATCCTGGGCATGGTAATGTTTCGGATCAAGGTAATCAAATGGTAAGATACGGGTTGAATATGTTGGGGGTGTCAGTATGAGAATAATAAAATGCGATTGTTCAAACGGTGTCAATGCTCACTGTGTAGAGGCAGCTTTGAATGCTGCAGAGGATATCAGCGAAGGAAGGTTAATTGTGTACCCGACAGAGACTGTTTATGGTGTCGGGGCCGATATATATAATCAGGTTGCGTTGAAGAATCTCTATCTTGCAAAAAAGAGGCCATTCGATATGGCGTTATCTGTTGCCGTCAGTGATAGGAATATGATGGAACAGGTTGCGATACTGGATGATAATGCGGATAAATTGATCAAGGCATTCCTTCCAGGGCCGCTCACACTCATCATGCCGAAACAACCTGACGTTCCTGATTTGTTGACCGCGATGTCACAGAAAGTAGGCATACGCATCCCAGATCACCCTATTGCGCAAGAGATAATAAGGCGTACGGGGCCTATTGTAGCGACTTCGGCAAATGTACATTCTAGACCAGATGCTACCACTGTTTCAGAGGCCATCAATGATTTCGGTGATGCGATCAGTACGTACATAGATGCAGGAAAATCACCTACAGGAAAGCCATCAACTATTGTTTGGCTTGCTGACGGTGAGGTGGAGATTGTACGTCAGGGTATCATCACAATACATCAGATAGAGGAAGTCTTAAGATGCTGACAAGCGAACAATTAGAAAAACTTCGTAAAGCTGGTCAGGTGGCAGGAGCTGCCAGAGAAATGGGCATGGGCCTTGTTAAAGCGGGCGGTAAACTCTATGATGTCGCACAGGAAGTCGAGGGATACATAAGAGAACATGGTTGTGGTCTTGCATTTCCATGTAACATAAGCAGAAACGAAGTTGCTGCCCACTACACACCATGTATCAATGACCCCACGGTTTTCGAGCTGGGGGACGTTGTTAAGATCGATTGCGGTGCTGAGATAGATGGCTATGTGGGTGACACTGCAGGCACAGTGGAAGTCGGTACCAGGAGATATACCGAATTGATTGACGTATCAAAACGTGCGAGAAATACCGTGGCAGAATTTATTGGTGAAGGTACACCGCTCGGAGAGATCGGACGTGCAGTTGAGATGGTGATAAACCAGGCTGGATTCAAACCCATTGATAATTTAAATGGGCATCAGATTGAGCCATACAATTTACATGCTGGACTTTCGGTTCCGAGTTATGCAAGCGGCGACACGACTACATTGAAGGCAGGCATGGTAATTGCTATTGAGCCCTTTGCTACCAATGGGGGAGGGTCTGTTGTAAATGGCCCTCAGGGCAATATCGTTCGTCTTGTCAGAGACCGTAAGGTCGATGATCCGAAGGCACAGGATTTCTTGGAATATGTAAAAGGTGAATTCAAGACGTTCCCGTTCTGTGCGAGAAGCTGTGATTTTCCAGATGCAGAGAAACATGTGAAATATCTTATGCATCGCGGGGTCCTGTCAGGATACGCACAGCTTGTGGAGGTAAAGGGAGGGATGGTGTCTCAACATGAGTACACGTTCTATATTGCCGGCCCAAGGGCAGAGGTCACAACTTTGCCTTGAATGGTGTGGACGGGGCTTTGCCCCATCTTACACTCACATTTGGAACCTATTGAAGTAATTTGTTAATGTAAGAATAATAAAAAATAATTTAAAATGTTTTCAAATAGAAAACGTGATGTTCTCAATATCCTGTTGTTTCATCCTATCCAATGGTTGTGATTTGTAATCTTTATTTGGAGAAAGGTCCACTTTGCTTAGGTCCAGGCAACGTAGACGACGATTGTATTGTGTATGATAATAGTAACGAAGGTTCTTCGTATCGCTTATTGTCGTCCATGTGGTGGAGCTGACTAGGCCTTTCTGCATATCTTTTTCTTTGGGAGTGAAGACACGTTCTAATGGCACATTGAATGAATCCATTATCCTATTCATTTCTAGGACAGTATCATAGGCGTCGACGGTAGGTCTGGCGGTGTTTGTTAGTGCAGCAGCTCTCACAAAACGTGACGGCGGCGTATAATCGCCAGGCATCCCTACCAGTCCAGCTCCATGGCCTATGGGTATCATCTCAACGCCCATGTAATTTGCTTTTTCCTCTCCATCAGCACGGAAATTTAGATAGTTGCGTAGATTGGTCATATGCCAATCGAAAGAAGGTGAATTTGTGATTATGCCTACGGGGTTATCGAATATTGTTGTTTGACCGTTTAGGAATTCAATAGTGATGGCTTTTCCACTTCTGTCTGCGACCATGTAATGACACGGGACCTCTATGTTGGTACCAGGTAGGGGTATCCCTACCAAGTGTATGCCTTCTATACCATTTTTTATTTCATCTATGGTAGCGAACATGCTCAATATGTAGGTTCCAAGATCTGTTGCCGCCATACTTTTTTCTGCAAGTGCCGGATCATATTTTTCATATTTTGCAGTCCCTGTATGATAGAAAAGTCCTGCGACCAATCCTTTTTCATTCATACCATCAGAAGCAAAATATTGACCAAAGGCATCTATCCCGACAAATCCATATTTTGCATTCCAAGTGAATCCGGTGTTGCCATCTGGTAGTGTACCAGTTATCTTTTTCTCTCTGGGCGCGATGAATATTCTGGAAAATATGTCCATGGTCCCCCATTCCATACTTCTCCCTTTGATCACAGCTCCATCTTGAGCTTTTAGTATGATGCCTGTACACATGTTATCTTACTCTGGTCCTTAAGGGCCATTCTATCATTTCTTCGTGTAGCTTTAATACTTTTGGGTATTTTTTTATTATTTTTGGCTATTTGTACAGGACTTATTAACAATATGTAGTTTTTGAACATTTGAAAAAAAATAACATTGGATTATTTGAATGCGCAACGGCAGTTTATATATACCATCAAGGTAAGTTTTCATAAGGTAAAATGTCTGAAGTCAGTTTTAAAAATAGTAAACTGGTCATAGTTGTGGCATTATTAGCAACCTTTATGGTCATGTTAGATCTGAGTTTGGTCAATATATCCTTGCCTACGATCCTTAAGGATTGGCATCTCAAAACCTCAATGGTGATGTGGGTATTGTTGGCTTATACGGTCTCACTTTCGGCATTCATGCTGCTGTTCGGTAAACTCGGTGAAAGGTACGGGTTCAAGATCATAATGTCAGTTGGATTTGTTATATTCATATGTGGTACATTATTGTCTTTCTTCTCACCAAACATTGACACACTCATAGTATGTAGATTTGCGCAAGGTATAGGTGCGGCGATGATAACCGCTTTGGCATTTGCAGCCATAACCCGGTTTGTAAGTCCAGATCTACGTGGAAAAGGTCTTGGAATAGTGGCTGCTGCAGGTTCTCTCGGCACTGTGATAGGTCCTACATTGGGCGGATATCTTGCAGGTACTTTTGGTTTTCATACGGTCTTCCTTGTTAATATTCCAGTTGGAATCGTTGCACTTTTCTTGTCATTGAAGGTCATTCCAGGTGACAGATTGCCAGTAAAGGGTCGTTTCGACGTTATAGGTGCTGTATCGATATTCATCGGAATATTCGGCATAATATATGCATTGAATATGGGAGAGCAATTAGGTTGGACATCGATAACGATAATAAGTACGATCTTGGCTGCGGTCATATTCATACCATTGTTTGTATTCTGGGAGAGTAAGAGGGCAAGCGATCCCCTACTGAATATAAAGGCAGTATCTTCTAGGAATGTGTTATTGCCTTCGATAGGCTCGATGATGATCATGGCCGCGTTCGCAGGAGCATTCGTCATATTGCCGTTCTATTTCGAGCTCATGCACGGTATGACCTCAACGCAATCCGGTCAGATGTTCTTGTGGGCCACGGTCACAATGGTCGTTGCAGGCATTGTCGCAGGTACTATTGCTAATAAAGTATCTGTCCGCTCCCTATCTATCGTATCTCTGATAATTGCAGCAGCAGCATTCTTCATAATGTCCACTATAGTCGCTAATACAGGCCTGTTAATCATAGGCCTCATGTTATTGATTCTGGGTATTGGTAACGGTCTGTTCTACCCTCCTTCGAACAGGATGATCCTGACAAGTGCCCCGCCTGAGGTGCAGGGGGAAGCATCAGGATTGTTGAGGACCATGCAACAAGTGGGTTGTGCTATCGGCGTGGCAATATTTACCACCATAATCACGACCTATGTTGATTTCAAAGGATACCTGGATGGATCAGAGACATTACAAGATCTAGAAAGTAATTTCATCAGCGGTATGTCGGTCTGTATGATAATCGGTGGCATAATGGTCATTATCGGAGTTGTTGCATTATTATTTACCAGAAAGATGGCATCCGTAAAAAAGGAGTGACTTCGATGATACATGAACATATTACAATATTGTTGAATACGTGGATGGAGGCGCGATAATATGATTAGCATACAAGAGGCCGTAATATTTGCGATCGGTCTAGCTGTTTTGTTCAGTCCTCCTGCGACTATTGGGCCATATCTCTCGATAACAAGTGCATTTGATGAAAAGACACAGAAAAAGATTGCAAGGACCGCGGCTTTGTATTATTTCATCTTTGTTATAGCAATAGCTTGGATAGGTCAGTATGCGTTGGAAGTACTGGGTATCAGTGTCAATGCATTGATGGCAACAGGAGGTATAATCTTGCTGGTATCGTCGATACCTATGGTCTTGGGAAAGAACTACGGAGGTATCGATTCAGAACAAATAAAGCACAGTAACTGGAAGACGGTGGCTGCTGTGCCGATAGTATTCCCATTGGCATGTGGCGGAGGATCAATCGCATTGATCATAAGTAATGCAATGGAATACAGTGAAGTAAGTTCTCTTATTTTGATATCGGCTATGTTATTGCTAGTGTCATTGGTTGTTTTCTTGACATTCATTTTTGCTGAACCATTGGCGAAGAAAGCAGGTAACAGCGGTCTGGAAGTGATGTCCAGGGCAGGAGGTATAATCTTGGCTACCATAGCATTGCAGATGTTAGTCAAAGGTCTTGTACCAATGATATATGGTTATTGGCCCGGCTAAAATCAGAAAAAAATATTTTGATATTTAATGCAGGACCTTCGGGTTCTGCATATTTTTTTTATAATATCGGTTCAATTGATCAATTATTCCTATTGTATTTTTTTTTAAAAACGAAAATTCATCGTAAAGGTTTATTTACCATTTACGTTTACGACCTAATACAGAAGCCGATGTAGCCAAGCCTGGTTAAAGGCGATGGACTCAAGATCCATTCTTGCAGGAGTTCGCCGGTTCGAATCCGGCCGTCGGCACTCATATTTCTCTTTAGCAGAGAGAGGGTTGTTTTGAACTCGAATTATTTTTCTGAACTTTTCTTGAGTATGCGTGGTTTTAAACATCATATTCTTTAAAAATATTGTATTTTAAATTATTATTAATGTAGTATTAATATATTAAAAAAATTCTCATGTTAACTAGTTCAATTCATAAAATCGATTAACACAATGTGATGTACGATACTTAATAATGAAAACATCGTTAGTACTGAGTTAATTTTGATTTAATTGTTAATATTACTTATTAAAATAATTAGATATTATAATGATTTTTTAATAACATATCAATTAGATTTTAATAATAAATATCACAATCCCATGCTGATGAAAACAATATCGATAGTAGCAATAGTGATTGCAATCGTTTTGGTCGCAGGAGCGGCAGCGGTCGTGGTCATGCACAATAATTCGAATGATGATGATCGTCAGACCATTACTGTAACAATGGCATGGGAAGAAGACATAGTCGAAGAGATCGCAGGTGATGAGTATAACGTAGTGTCTATGATGCCGTCAAATGTAAGTCCTCATACAACTTATTCACAGCCTAGTACCGTGGCGGAGCTTTATTCTTCTACGGTTTACTTTATGGTGGGATCTGGCATAGAATGGGAGACTGCGTTCATGGACGATGTCATCTCGCAGATCCCAGATTCAGTGGAGATCGTGAAATTAGCGGATGAGATCGAGTACACTCCCCTATATTCAGTAGAAACGAGTGAATCTGGTGAGTATGATGTTCATATCTGGACATCTCCTGATAATTTGGCAAAGATGGCAGAGGTCATTATGGATAAGCTCATAGAGCTGAATCCAGACAATGCATCTGTCTATGAGGCAAATTATGAAGCATACATGGACAAGGTCGATGCTGTTAACGATAAGATGACAGAACTTGCAGACCTTGTAGGCGATGAAGAGATCAATATCCTCGTTTGGCATCCCGCCTGGCAATATTTCATCGAGCAGTATGGAGCTGAGATGGGATTGAATGCCAATATGATCGGGGTCGAGAGCCAAGGCGAAGTGTCGATAGAGGATGCTGTGACCTTGTACAAAGATTATGACGTCATCTATGTGTCCGTAACAGATGAAGGATACGAGTATAGAGATGTACTTGAAGAAAATGGGATAAATGTAGAAGTTGTCAATCCGACACCTGATGATATGCTCGAGTCCCTTTCTGATTTCATAGACCTTCTTATGCAGGAATATGCTGAGTCGTGAGGTAGAGCAATGACAGGTGAACCCCCCATATCGATCAAGGATCTCTCCGCAGGTTACGGGAACGAATTGATACTCAAAGGGATCTCTCTCGAACTCAAAGAGAATGATTTCCTTGCGGTCATCGGTCCCAATGGCGGCGGAAAGACGACATTGTTCCGTTCAATATTGGGCTTGCTCCGCCCAATGAGCGGCACAGTGGAGGTCTATGGGGAGCCACCTGTTACAGGTGTAAGGCATATCGGTTATGTGCCTCAGCGTGGAGTCTTCGATTCCAACTATCCAATATGCGCTGAAGAAGTCGTGTTGATGGGATTGAGGGTACGTAAAGGTCTTAGGCCGTTCTATTCCAAAGAAGAGAAAGAGATGGCAGAGGTTGCAATGGAATATTCAGAAATGTTAGATTTCCGTGATAAGCGCATCAGCGATCTCTCAGGGGGACAGTTGCAGAGGGTCTTTCTAGCAAGGGCCCTCGCACCCAAACCTAAGATACTTTTATTGGATGAGCCAACATCCAGTCTTGACCCGTCCATGAGGGATTGTACGTACGATGTTCTTAAGAAGGTCAATAAGGACGGTGTGGCGATAATGATCATAACACATGATATGACCAGCATATCACATGATGTGAAGAGATTGGCATGTATGAACAGGAGATTGATCTGCAATGATCGTCCGGAGATCACTGAAGAGATGGTGGAATTGGGATTCCACTGTCCGCCAGAGTTCTTGAGGGTATCAGGTAATGTCAAAGGTAAGTGCTGCTGCCATGAAGGTGATTCTGACTAATGGATATATGGGATTATCTTTCAATTTCTTTGATACAGAACATGTTCATGGCAACGGTATGTGCCTGTATCTTGTGCGGAGTCATAGGCACATACGTGGTCGTCAATAGAATGGTAGCTGTGACAGGGGGTATAGCTCATACGACCTTCGGAGGTATAGGTTTTTCATATTATGTGATGTCTGTATTTTTGGTCGGATGGTTCACACCAATGCTCGGTGCATTGCTTTTTGGAGTTGTTTCTGCAATAATAATGACATTCTGTAAAAAGATCTCTGATCTTAGGCAGGATACGTTGATCGGCGCTCTATGGGCTGTCGGTATGGCCATGGGAGTAATATTCTTGTGTTTCATGGATCGCAGTGTTATAACTCCGTCCTCGTACGAATCCATTCTTTTTGGTAATGTGCTGTTCGTTAGCAATCTGACACTAATGATAATTGCCGCGGTTACAGTGGTTATATTGACAGCAGTGGCATTGTTGTTCAGGGACCTTCAGATCCTGACATTCGACGAGACCCACGCGAAGATATCAGGCATCAATGTGTTTTGGTTGAACATGGTACTCTATGTCATGGTCGCAGTTACTTGTGTGATGGTAGCCAATGTGGTCGGTATAATAATGATAATCGCTCTTATGACAATACCCGTGGCGATATCTAATTTCTATACTTACAATCTGAAGGGTATGATGATAGTCGGCACCGTAATTTCCATGGTATTATCAATTCTGGGTCTATTCCTAGCCATTGGTTTTGACTCCCCTCCAGGGGCGACAGTTGTTCTTATCATTGGAATCGCGCTTATCGTAGCTCTGTGCATCAATTATTTATCGAAAAGAAGTTCCAAAAAGTTGGAAAAGCGTTCAAGATCAGAAATGCCAGTTGTCAAAGAGACAAATTCAAATGTTGTCAACGAATCCAATGTGAAATTTTCTTCGAATAAAAAATAAATTTCATCGAATGTAAATACACGAATTTGGGTTTCTCTTTTTAGTTTTTTAGGTATTTTTTGATGCAGTTTATACTATTTTGCATCTACATTGTGCGTTAAAATAGGGGATCAAAAGGCACAATGTTAATAACTTTTCACGGTATACGGTCGTTTTGTTAATAAGGGCGAGACAATGGGCATTGTAAGCATATCACTCAACGAAAAGAATTTAGAAGCACTCGATGACATCCGTTCAGCATTCGGCCTCAATGGTAGAAGTGAAGCCATGCGTACTGCGATCAACATTGCAATGAGCGATATACAAGAGATGAAAGATCTGGCTGGGTCTATAGAAGGAGTATTGATCGTGGTCAGGAGAGATCATGCTGACCCCTGGATGGGATCGATACAGGCGGAATATGAGACCGAGATTAAAACTCAGATGCATTCCCATCTCAAGGACCATAAATGTCTTGAGGTGATGGTGATATCTGGAAATGCCGAGAATCTCTCATCCATGTTGAAAGAGATATATGCTACGAATAAGGCCGATTATGTGAAATTCATAAGAAGTTAAGCATGCATCCGTTGTCTAAGTTCCTTAGAGATCATATGATTTACGCGTTAATGTTACTGTTAATACGGCGTCTCTGTAACAATACGAAGTGGCACTATATATTTCAATGAAGTCATGTCGTGTAAAAATCATTTAAATTATTCTCAAACGGTGCACTAACCTTTATAAATAGTGAGCACATCAGCAGCTTTACGTAAACTCAGGACCCGTCTAATAAACGAAAACTGAGAGCACATCCCATTGGGATTTTGTGCTTGATTACTTCCCCCGAAAGGGCGGAACATTTGCGGAGGATTGAAAATATGGCAAAGGCAAAGAAAGAAGCGCCTAAGACCGAAGATGAAAATTTTAATTTCATCGTTCGTATCGCAAGCAGTGATATAGATGGTCAGAAGAGGGTCGTCATCGGCCTTCAGAGCATCAAGGGAGTTGGAAAAAGAGTTGCTGAGATCGTAGTCAGAAAGGCTGACATCGACCCAACAGTGAAGATCGGATCCATCTCGGACGAAAAGGTCAAGCAGCTTGAGCAGTGCATAATGACGTATGTCGAATACGCACCCAACTGGGTCGTTAACAGGCAGGTCGACTATGAGTCAGGTGCAGACATGCACCTTATCGGAAACGACCTTGATATGGTCCAGAAGGACGACATCAACAGAATGAAGATGATCCGCTGTTACCGCGGAATTAGACATGAGACACACCACAAGGTAAGAGGCCAGAGAACCCGTTCGAACGGAAGGAAAGGACTCACAATGGGTGTCCAGAAGAAGACGTCTTGAGGTGTTATAAATGGGAGATCCTAAATTTTCACGTAAGTCTTACGACACACCTTCTCACCCATGGCAGGGCGAGAGGATAAAGGCAGAGGCCGAGATCGTCCGCCAGTTCGGACTTAAGAACAAGACAGAAGTCTGGAAGGCACAGACAACACTCAGGAACTTCAGGAAGCAGTCAAGGGAGCTTCAGGCACTCTTGAGGACCGGAGATGCACAGGCGAAGGTCGAGGCAGATGCACTTATCAACAAGTGTGCCCGCATCGGTGTTCTGCCCGTTACCGGTGGAACGCTCAATGAGGTTCTTCTGCTGACAGATTCAGAGATACTCTCTCGTCGTCTTCAGACCGTTGTTTTCGAGAAAGGACTTTCTACAACGATCAAACAGGCAAGGCAGATGATCACGCACGGACATATTTTCATAAATGGTCACAGAGTGACCGTTCCTGGATATATTGTCAACAGGGATGAGGAAGCCTCAGTGGAGTATAATGTAGCATCGCCGTTCACAGATGAGATGCACCCGATGAGGATTCCATCGGAGAAACTTATAGTAAAGGAAGCAGTCAAAGAACAGACTCGTTCAAAATTCGAGGCAAAGACTGCAGCAGTAGCCAGGGCAGATGCTCAGGAAGCCGGAATCACAGCAAAGGATGGTGAGATCTGATGGCAGCAACACAGAAATGGGGAATCGCTAACATCTACGCCAGTTACAACAACGTCATGATCACCTTGACCGACATAACGGGAGCAGAGACTCTCGCTAAAGTTACCGGTGGTATGGTTGTTAAACAGGCCAAGGATGAGTCTTCGCCTTACGCAGCTCAGAGAGCAGCAGAGAAGATCGCAGAGGTCGCAGGAGAGAAGGAGATCATCGGAGTTCACGTCAGGGTACGTGCACCCGGAGGAAACAAATCCACATCTCCAGGACCCGGAGCTCAGGCTGCAATTCGTGCACTGGCAAGGGCCGGTCTTAAGATAGGCCGCATCGAGGATGTTACACCTATTCCGCATGACGGAACCAAGAAGAAAGGCGGACGCAGAGGACGCAGGGTCTGAGGAGGCCTCTTATGGACATTGAAATACTCGAAATGGCAGAGAGGAAGGGAAAATTCATCCTTAAAAATTCCTCTCCTGCCATGGCGAACGCACTCAGGAGGACAATGTTGTCCGACATTCCAAAGATGGCCATCGACAAGGTCGAGTTCCACCTCGGACCAATCATGGTTGATGACAAGGAGTACGAGAGCGTAACGCCCTTGTTCGATGAGATCATCGCTCACAGGCTTGGAATGATTCCAGTGCCCACGGATTATGAGCTCTTCACATACCAGGATAAATGTGTCTGTGGAGGGGATGGTTGCCCAAGCTGTACTTTAATGTACAGTTTGAATAAGATAGGTCCGTGCACGGTATTGTCCGGTGACA contains:
- a CDS encoding 30S ribosomal protein S13, coding for MAKAKKEAPKTEDENFNFIVRIASSDIDGQKRVVIGLQSIKGVGKRVAEIVVRKADIDPTVKIGSISDEKVKQLEQCIMTYVEYAPNWVVNRQVDYESGADMHLIGNDLDMVQKDDINRMKMIRCYRGIRHETHHKVRGQRTRSNGRKGLTMGVQKKTS
- a CDS encoding 30S ribosomal protein S11, producing the protein MAATQKWGIANIYASYNNVMITLTDITGAETLAKVTGGMVVKQAKDESSPYAAQRAAEKIAEVAGEKEIIGVHVRVRAPGGNKSTSPGPGAQAAIRALARAGLKIGRIEDVTPIPHDGTKKKGGRRGRRV
- a CDS encoding CopG family transcriptional regulator gives rise to the protein MSLNEKNLEALDDIRSAFGLNGRSEAMRTAINIAMSDIQEMKDLAGSIEGVLIVVRRDHADPWMGSIQAEYETEIKTQMHSHLKDHKCLEVMVISGNAENLSSMLKEIYATNKADYVKFIRS
- a CDS encoding 30S ribosomal protein S4 — its product is MGDPKFSRKSYDTPSHPWQGERIKAEAEIVRQFGLKNKTEVWKAQTTLRNFRKQSRELQALLRTGDAQAKVEADALINKCARIGVLPVTGGTLNEVLLLTDSEILSRRLQTVVFEKGLSTTIKQARQMITHGHIFINGHRVTVPGYIVNRDEEASVEYNVASPFTDEMHPMRIPSEKLIVKEAVKEQTRSKFEAKTAAVARADAQEAGITAKDGEI